The following are from one region of the Lodderomyces elongisporus chromosome 7, complete sequence genome:
- the DPP1 gene encoding Diacylglycerol pyrophosphate phosphatase 1 — translation MSMEGLLNNLPSPQFNRANLGFIPRRIVKWRVTDLALLAVLVISYFFIYRIKPFHRQFYINDITLQHPFAERETVNNLELFIYSTWVPLVIALITSLILTKPKYKVYNTYVACLGLLLAVLVTSNVTDILKNLIGRHRPDFLSRCKPDPSTPKDVLVSIEVCTSKDTGLLEDGYRTTPSGHSSIGFAGLVYLALFLMGQFQANSTRVGSWRTLLCGFTPLLVASFIALSRTEDYRHHFVDVFIGSMLGLVIGSWSYLRLFPWISNPQSYSNLIMIAEEEEDAENRHKVGDVVIDGEADTMLEDV, via the coding sequence aTGTCGATGGAAGGTTTACTAAATAATTTGCCCAGTCCACAATTCAATAGAGCCAACTTGGGGTTCATACCACGAAGGATAGTAAAATGGAGAGTGACAGACTTGGCCCTTTTAGCGGTGTTGGTTATTTcctatttctttatttaccGAATCAAACCATTCCACAGGCAATTTTACATCAATGATATCACTttgcagcacccatttgctGAAAGGGAGACAGTCAACAATTTAGAACTATTCATATACTCGACTTGGGTTCCATTGGTGATTGCACTTATAActtctttgattttaaCCAAACCAAAGTACAAAGTCTACAACACGTATGTCGCTTGTTTGGGACTTTTACTAGCTGTACTTGTAACTTCGAATGTTACAGATATCTTGAAGAACTTAATTGGCCGCCACCGTCCCGACTTTTTATCAAGATGTAAACCAGACCCATCAACCCCAAAAGATGTTCTTGTATCCATAGAAGTTTGTACGTCAAAAGACACAGGGTTGTTAGAAGACGGATATAGGACTACGCCATCGGGTCACTCTTCTATTGGCTTTGCTGGATTGGTGTATCTTGCGTTGTTCTTGATGGGACAATTTCAAGCAAATAGCACAAGAGTTGGAAGTTGGCGCACTTTGCTTTGTGGCTTTACACCACTATTAGTTGCCTCCTTTATTGCTTTGAGCAGAACTGAGGATTATCGACATCACTTTGTGGATGTTTTTATTGGAAGTATGTTGGGATTGGTGATTGGATCGTGGTCGTACTTGAGATTATTTCCATGGATTTCCAACCCACAAAGCTATAGCAATTTGATTATGATTgcagaagaggaagaagatgcCGAAAATCGCCATAAAGTAGGCGACGTCGTGATCGATGGCGAAGCTGACACAATGTTAGAGGATGTTTAA
- the PEX1 gene encoding Peroxisome biosynthesis protein pex1 has product MENHKSTVTYRTLKSNLINLPSNLANLLFTANIQVQDVIIELVPTDSASSSLSTTSSASRNMKAQRRFYAGWSGMTSSAPSTIEIDPIFAQSLQIKDKTSVILNLKLGNYETAQINLEPLTSSDWEVVELNAQLIEDKLLNQTRCVALGQVLVVYPNATTSAKLVVTEIGSNDDAKNTGSASVHKYAKISPYCEIAIAPKLRGKKDSSGNSVTETRSVSSAKSSAKRKEDYSNFQPILKRGISLPHGMFQDVNHASGCKMYLDLDQLPDDFDTFVAVSVVPGPNEIRNNLENENDIKENRRVIAQLVDYKEGHGNVGLSFDLATALGVRGQIGNIIALKPAIKNLSKRPSSFVVHPYVIHTNKKKEINLTKTSKTAQMLNDALYPSIADSPVTNYMRIPAITGILPYGGLLKFRKIENHNAWIKPYNLTTKKPVKIEIGDELLRPQSFVEEVKLPYQIGRVKGEKRGGFEDKDENGEEEIEGEEPIGVADKIEDLVESFVISENTGTLVYGNAGSGKTLYLKEISHKLSNQHGYFVKYVSCDTLMNETFQNLSKNHMSKWFQQCSWNQPSLLVLDNIDKILNVEMENMDASKSNQITEYLVSQMSKLHQQKNSNVSILCSAVAKESVNKLLLGSHLIESYFHVTAPDKHMRFAILEKQLVDHFHCKIDMDLMDLVSETEGYLPNDLKTLAHRVYHQCLSSSSLLSSSLSGQGNEEESINVIRSEHATKALSGYTPSGLRGVKLQTSETTWSDIGGLSEAKKVLLETLEWPTKYAPIFANCPLRLRSGILLYGYPGCGKTLLASAIAGQCGLNFISIKGPEILNKYIGASEQSVRELFERAQAAKPCILFFDEFDSIAPKRGHDSTGVTDRVVNQMLTQMDGAEGLDGVYVLAATSRPDLIDSALLRPGRLDKCVLCDMPDYEDRLDILRTITAKMDLEEDVNLEEIAKKTAGFSGADMQGLGYNAYLKAVHVRLEALEREENKSQEEGSNDDDSSIEFFKVGSEKSDSNGHSNTKNKMKSGERLKILHQIEQFMTNEKQEGKASGNSTMMKKKKADQPKVMITHRNFAESLEETKPSISQSEKTKLTRIYSQFVDGRDGKMPDGAPSNEIGGRTTLM; this is encoded by the coding sequence ATGGAGAATCACAAATCGACAGTTACGTATCGAACGCTAAAGTCTAACTTGATTAATCTTCCTTCGAACTTGGCCAATTTATTATTCACTGCAAACATTCAAGTCCAAGATGTCATTATTGAGCTTGTACCGACTGACTCAGCTTCATCCCTGCTTTCCACAACGTCGTCTGCTTCAAGGAATATGAAAGCTCAAAGAAGATTCTATGCAGGTTGGTCAGGAATGACATCGTCAGCGCCACTGACTATTGAGATTGATCCAATATTTGCACAATCCTTGCAAATCAAGGATAAAACATCTGTGATTTTGAACCTTAAGTTGGGCAACTATGAAACGGCGCAGATAAATTTGGAGCCATTAACAAGCTCTGATTGGGAGGTGGTGGAGCTAAATGCGCAACTTATCGAAGATAAGCTTTTAAATCAGACCAGATGTGTTGCCCTTGGCCAGGTATTGGTTGTGTATCCGAATGCAACTACCTCTGCAAAGTTAGTAGTAACAGAAATTGGCTCCAATGATGACGCAAAGAACACCGGTTCCGCGTCGGTACACAAGTATGCCAAGATATCGCCATATTGTGAAATTGCCATTGCACCCAAATTAAGGGGCAAGAAAGACTCACTGGGGAATTCAGTTACTGAAACCAGAAGCGTTTCTAGTGCAAAAAGCAGTGccaagagaaaagaggactattcaaattttcaacCAATACTCAAAAGAGGAATAAGTCTTCCACATGGCATGTTCCAGGACGTAAATCATGCTTCAGGCTGCAAAATGTATCTTGATTTGGACCAATTGCCCGATGATTTTGATACATTTGTTGCCGTTAGTGTTGTTCCCGGTCCAAATGAGATTCGAAATAATCTTGAGAACGAAAACGATataaaagagaatagaAGAGTTATTGCGCAGTTGGTGGATTATAAAGAAGGTCATGGGAATGTGGGGTTATCTTTTGATCTTGCAACTGCTTTGGGTGTCCGTGGTCAAATAGGAAACATTATTGCTCTTAAACCAGCAATCAAGAATTTGTCAAAGCGCCCTTCAAGCTTTGTGGTCCACCCATACGTAATACACacaaacaagaagaaggaaattAATTTGACAAAGACATCAAAAACAGCACAAATGCTCAATGATGCATTGTATCCACTGATTGCCGACAGTCCTGTAACAAACTACATGAGAATTCCTGCGATTACGGGCATTTTACCATATGGTGGGCTACTAAAATTTcggaaaattgaaaatcacAATGCATGGATAAAACCATACAACTTGActacaaaaaaaccagTCAAGATCGAAATTGGAGACGAGTTGTTGCGTCCGCAATCGTTTGTGGAGGAAGTAAAATTACCATACCAAATTGGAAGAgtaaaaggagaaaaaagaggaggTTTTGAGGACAAAGACGAAAATGGAGAAGAGGAAATTGAGGGAGAAGAACCCATTGGAGTAGCTGATAAAATTGAAGACTTGGTGGAATCATTTGTCATTTCTGAAAACACAGGAACATTGGTGTATGGTAACGCAGGAAGTGGGAAAACTTTATATCTCAAAGAAATAAGTCACAAGTTGAGCAACCAACATGGATATTTTGTCAAATACGTCTCTTGCGACACCTTGATGAATGAAACTTTCCAAAACTTGTCGAAAAACCACATGTCCAAATGGTTCCAGCAATGTTCATGGAACCAACCCTCGTTATTGGTTCTTGATAACATTGACAAAATCCTCAATGTTGAAATGGAGAATATGGATGCATCAAAGTCAAATCAGATTACGGAATATCTTGTATCTCAAATGAGCAAATTACACCAACAAAAGAACTCCAATGTTTCTATCCTCTGTTCGGCTGTGGCCAAGGAAAGTGTAAACAAATTACTTTTGGGCTCACACTTGATTGAAAGCTACTTTCATGTCACAGCTCCTGATAAGCACATGCGCTTTGCAATTTTAGAAAAGCAATTGGTAGATCATTTTCACTGCAAAATTGATATGGACTTGATGGATTTAGTGAGCGAAACTGAAGGATACTTGCCGAATGATCTCAAGACTCTTGCCCACCGTGTATACCACCAATGCctatcttcttcatcgttattatcatcatcgttATCTGGACAAGGAAATGAAGAGGAGTCAATTAATGTCATTAGACTGGAGCACGCTACAAAAGCATTAAGTGGGTACACTCCTTCGGGCTTGCGTGGAGTTAAATTACAAACATCGGAAACCACATGGTCTGATATTGGTGGTCTATCTGAAGCTAAAAAAGTTCTTTTGGAAACTTTGGAATGGCCTACTAAGTATGCGCCAATCTTTGCAAACTGTCCCTTGCGTTTGAGGTCAGGTATATTGTTGTATGGCTATCCTGGATGTGGAAAAACTTTATTGGCCAGTGCCATTGCTGGTCAATGTGGTTtgaattttatttcaatcaAAGGACCGGAGATCTTGAACAAGTACATTGGTGCATCGGAGCAAAGTGTTCGGGAGTTGTTCGAAAGAGCTCAAGCGGCGAAACCAtgtatattgttttttgatGAGTTTGATTCTATCGCACCAAAGAGGGGCCACGATTCGACGGGTGTAACTGATCGTGTAGTGAATCAAATGTTAACCCAAATGGATGGTGCCGAGGGCCTTGATGGTGTCTATGTTTTAGCTGCTACATCGAGGCCAGACTTGATCGATAGTGCCTTGCTTCGTCCAGGAAGATTGGATAAATGTGTCTTGTGCGATATGCCAGATTATGAAGATCGATTAGATATCTTGAGGACAATCACAGCAAAAATGGACcttgaagaagatgtaAACTTGGAAGAGATTGCTAAAAAGACTGCTGGTTTCAGTGGTGCTGATATGCAAGGATTAGGATATAATGCTTATTTGAAAGCCGTGCATGTGCGGTTAGAAGCATTAGAGAGGGAGGAAAATAAGAGCCAAGAAGAAGGTtcaaatgatgatgattccAGTATTGAGTTTTTTAAAGTTGGAAGTGAAAAGAGTGATTCCAATGGCCACAGCAATaccaaaaacaagatgaaATCTGGTGAGAGATTGAAGATTTTGCATCAAATTGAACAGTTTATGACAAATGAGAAACAAGAGGGTAAGGCCAGTGGGAATTCaacaatgatgaaaaagaagaaagcgGACCAACCAAAGGTGATGATCACGCATCGAAACTTTGCCGAGTCCTTAGAGGAGACAAAGCCTTCGATTTCGCAATCTGAAAAGACGAAATTGACCCGAATTTATTCGCAATTCGTGGATGGACGAGATGGAAAGATGCCCGATGGAGCACCAAGCAATGAAATAGGAGGAAGAACAACGTTGATGTAA
- the YAF9 gene encoding NuA4 histone H4 acetyltransferase complex and the SWR1 complex subunit (BUSCO:EOG09262UTQ), whose translation MSSNSRRIKFVSISLPVLYGNHAYKLTPETRKATTPQDHTHIWTVFFKPVLGDVDLTPLIKKVTFKLHETYENPIRSIERPPYQVTETGWGEFEIIIKLHFHSGVDLGINEKNFQIFHALKLHPYNPQHPKRENGEVHSILYDELVFNEPTDKVFEILTKKPINLIPYTLSSHDKRDQEYLRTDESDELGRLDAYLGKVKEEIARQAEEFKKLEEEKLSITE comes from the coding sequence atgagtTCCAATTCGCGAAGAATTAAGTTTGTATCGATATCGTTACCGGTACTTTATGGAAACCATGCATATAAATTGACACCAGAGACTCGGAAAGCCACTACACCTCAAGATCATACACATATCTGGACAGTTTTCTTTAAGCCGGTGCTCGGTGATGTTGACTTGACACCACTTATCAAAAAAGTCACATTTAAATTACATGAGACATATGAAAACCCTATAAGATCCATTGAGCGACCACCATACCAAGTCACTGAAACCGGATGGGGTGAGTTtgaaatcatcatcaagCTACATTTTCATTCTGGAGTAGATTTAGGGATCAACgagaaaaattttcaaatttttcatgCTTTAAAGCTTCATCCTTATAACCCGCAACACCCAAAACGAGAAAATGGCGAGGTGCATCTGATACTTTATGACGAACTTGTGTTTAATGAGCCAACAGATAAAGTATTTGAGATACTCACGAAAAAGCCAATAAACTTAATTCCATATACGCTATCGAGTCACGATAAGAGGGACCAGGAATATTTACGAACAGATGAGAGCGATGAGTTAGGTCGCTTGGACGCTTATTTAGGAAAAGTCAAAGAGGAGATTGCTAGACAAGCAGAAGAGTTTAAGAAATTAGAGGAGGAAAAACTTTCCATTACGGAATGA
- the RFC2 gene encoding Subunit of heteropentameric Replication factor C (RF-C), which yields MATTAAAATATATAATTTDRSKYDEDKLHHTPWVEKYRPKNLDDVASQDHAVKVLKKQISTGNLPHMLFYGPPGTGKTSTILALAKQLYGPNLYKSRVLELNASDERGISIVRQKIKNFAKLTVSNPTEDDLRNYPCPPYKIIILDEADSMTNDAQSALRRTMETYANITRFALVCNYITRIIDPLASRCSKFRFKLLNNENSLNRLKYIAKEENLHLDENGAPDEVLNEVLRISNGDMRKAITYLQSASKLSSSLQLENCKNDMNEDNKGESTPSSRKGDEKDDEEEEKDKGLITKASIRETAGILPDTLILQMVESIKQKNEGILINLVNDIISSGWSVQQLIDQLHDQLVWDDTIDSLKKNQIALTLFDTDKKLNLGTDEHIQLLNLVLQVSGIV from the coding sequence ATGGCGACGACAgcggcagcagcaacagcaacagcaacagcagcaacaacaacagataGATCGAAGTACGATGAGGATAAGCTCCACCACACGCCTTGGGTTGAGAAATACAGACCCAAGAACCTTGACGACGTTGCCTCACAAGACCATGCTGTCAAAGTGctcaaaaaacaaatctcCACCGGCAACTTACCACACATGCTCTTCTACGGTCCTCCGGGGACTGGTAAGACGTCAACCATCCTAGCGCTTGCTAAACAGTTGTATGGACCGAACCTTTACAAGTCGCGAGTATTGGAACTAAACGCGAGTGATGAACGTGGTATCTCTATAGTTCGACAAAAGATCAAGAATTTTGCCAAGTTAACAGTGAGCAACCCGACTGAGGACGATTTGCGAAATTACCCTTGTCCACCATACAAGATCATTATATTGGATGAGGCTGACTCAATGACTAATGATGCTCAAAGTGCTTTGAGAAGAACGATGGAGACATATGCGAATATCACAAGGTTTGCATTAGTGTGTAACTACATCACCCGAATCATTGACCCATTGGCTTCAAGATGTTCTAAATTCAGATTCAAGTTGTTGAACAACGAGAACAGCTTGAATAGGTTGAAATATATTGCAAAGGAGGAGAACTTACACTTGGATGAAAATGGTGCGCCAGATGAGGTTTTGAACGAAGTATTGAGGATCAGCAATGGAGATATGAGAAAAGCAATCACGTATTTACAAAGTGCTTCTAAATTGAGCAGCAGTTTGCAACTAGAAAATTGTAAGAACGACATGAACGAAGATAACAAAGGTGAAAGCACACCATCATCAAGAAAAGGggatgaaaaagatgatgaggaggaggaaaaagataaagggCTTATCACAAAAGCGTCCATCAGAGAAACAGCTGGAATTTTACCGGATACATTAATCTTGCAAATGGTTGAgtcaataaaacaaaaaaatgaagggATTTTAATTAATTTGGTTAATGATATCATTTCAAGTGGCTGGAGTGTACAGCAGTTGATTGATCAGCTACATGACCAATTGGTCTGGGACGACACTATAGAttcattgaaaaagaatcaaattGCTTTGACGTTGTTTGACACGGATAAAAAACTCAATCTTGGTACCGATGAGCATATACAATTGCTCAATTTGGTTCTCCAGGTGTCAGGTATTGTATAG
- the SNQ2_1 gene encoding ATP-binding cassette transporter snq2, whose translation MADTSSTSSSIQDFTGHNHKQSFDNGEPKLTSYESKMNYDAEYDDNDEESRRLNLVKTITALSQKGNTEKLDDISREISRQVTNKEGQFELRMDEFNLMRILSNFVYFAKKQGIALRSSGITFKDLCTYGTDESFAVVPTCLDLLKGPIGGIQQMVSSLKAPHKSILHKLNGIAKPGEMVLVLGRPGAGCTTFLKSISGTDHDLYKGVEGDIRYDGLSQKEMIKHFKNDLVYNPELDVHFPHLTVDQTLSFAIGCKTPNVRIDGVSREQFVQAKKEILATVFGLRHTYHTKVGNEFVRGVSGGERKRVSIAEALACNGTIYCWDNATRGLDASTALEFAQAIKTSTKVLKTTSFVSIYQAGENIYECFDKVTVLYHGRQIYFGPANRAKKYFEEMGWACPARQTTPEFLTALTDPIGRFAKKGWENKVPQTAEEFESYWLKSKEYQALLDEIDEFNNSIDVDEVRAEYYKSVHQEKMKGARKTSPFTISYFEQLRLCGKRSIQKIWGDKAYTVTLMGAGVSQAFVAGSLYYNTPDDVSGAFSRGGVIFFAVLFMSLMGLAEISASFASRPILMKQKNYSMYHPSADSLSNFVTSIPISILVNVFFVIILYFLSNLAREAGKFFICFLFVVLLHLTMGSMFQAIAAINKSVAGANALGGVFMLASLMYSSYMIQRPSMHPWFKWISYINPVLYAFEAIIASEFHGRKMECTGSYLTPSGPGYENLSAGEQVCTFIGSVAGQNWVLGDDYLRIAYTYRFTHVWRNLGILIGFLAFFLAITSLGTEYIKPITGGGDKLLYLKGKVPRHVIEAKKEVEEDLEYGPAIEDIEDREPNVEKNDEDLKVQDIFIWKDVDYVIPYDGKQRKLLDNVSGYCIPGTLTALMGESGAGKTTLLNTLAQRIDFGTITGDMLVNGKPLDLSFSRRTGYVQQQDIHVSEVTVRESLQFAARLRRSKNVPDKEKMDYVEKIIDVLDMSAYADAIVGRSGNGLNVEQRKKLSIGVELVAKPSLLLFLDEPTSGLDSQSAWAIVKLLRELANAGQSILCTIHQPSATLFEEFDRLLLLRKGGQTVYFGDIGERSRTILDYFERNGARKCQDSENPAEYILEAIGAGATAATTSDWFQVWSNSPEKIETDRKRDELIESLRSKPSDLSKEQEKELSHTYAAPYLYQFRWVLHRNALTFYRDPNYIMAKIFLMGISGLFIGFTFFGLKHTKTGSQNGMFCAFLSVVVSAPVINQIQEKAIGGRDLFEVREKLSNTYHWSLLILTQILNEMPYLMIGAAIMFVSLYFPTQVDTVASHSGMFYFTQGIFLQGFAVSFGLMVLYIAPDLESAAVLVSFLYTFIVAFSGVVQPVQLMPGFWTFMYKVSPYTYFIQNLVSSFLHGRKIHCNNKELSFFDPPSGQTCAEFAGDFLKRAGGYLQDPNATSDCGYCSYTNADEYLLTIGAKFSYRWRNVGFFFAYIFFNIIFCMVLYYLFRFSKISNKMKGAFSKLIPKKK comes from the coding sequence ATGGCAGACACTAGTTCTACCTCATCTTCCATACAAGATTTTACAGGACACAATCACAAACAAAGTTTTGACAATGGTGAGCCTAAACTCACTTCTTACGAATCGAAGATGAACTACGATGCAGAGTACGACGATAACGATGAAGAGAGTAGGAGACTCAACCTTGTAAAGACCATTACAGCGTTATCGCAAAAGGGCAACACCGAAAAATTGGATGACATTTCGAGGGAAATCTCAAGACAGGTCACCAATAAGGAGGGTCAATTCGAATTGAGAATGGATGAGTTCAATTTGATGAGAATATTGTCCAACTTTGTTTACTTTGCCAAGAAACAAGGCATTGCCTTGAGAAGCAGTGGTATCACATTTAAAGATTTGTGCACATATGGTACTGATGAATCATTTGCAGTTGTCCCAACATGTCTTGATTTGTTAAAAGGTCCCATTGGAGGTATACAACAGATGGTTTCTAGTCTCAAAGCTCCACATAAGAGCATCTTGCACAAGTTGAATGGCATTGCTAAGCCAGGTGAaatggttttggttttgggtAGACCGGGTGCTGGTTGCACAACCTTTTTGAAAAGCATCAGTGGAACCGATCATGACCTCTACAAAGGTGTCGAAGGTGATATTAGATACGACGGCTTGTCACAAAAGGAGATGATCAAACATTTCAAAAATGATTTGGTTTATAACCCGGAGTTGGATGTCCATTTTCCTCACTTGACTGTTGACCAAACCTTGTCGTTTGCTATTGGATGTAAAACACCAAACGTAAGAATTGATGGTGTGTCTAGAGAACAGTTTGTGcaagcaaaaaaggaaatctTGGCCACTGTATTTGGATTAAGGCATACGTATCACACAAAAGTTGGTAATGAGTTTGTTAGGGGTGTTTCTGGTGGTGAGAGGAAAAGAGTTTCCATTGCCGAGGCATTGGCCTGTAATGGTACCATTTATTGCTGGGATAATGCAACTAGAGGGTTGGATGCCTCAACCGCATTGGAGTTTGCTCAAGCTATCAAGACATCAACAAAAGTGTTAAAGACAACGTCTTTTGTGTCTATCTATCAAGCTGGTGAAAACATTTACGAGTGTTTTGATAAAGTGACAGTGCTTTACCACGGTCGCCAAATCTACTTTGGTCCAGCAAACAGAGCCAAGAAATATTTCGAGGAAATGGGTTGGGCGTGTCCAGCAAGACAAACTACCCCTGAGTTTTTAACAGCATTGACTGACCCTATAGGGAGATTTGCCAAAAAAGGATGGGAAAACAAAGTTCCCCAAACAGCCGAGGAGTTTGAAAGCTACTGGTTGAAATCCAAGGAGTATCAAGCATTGCTTGATGAGATTGACGAGTTTAACAACTCAATCGACGTTGACGAAGTTAGAGCAGAGTACTACAAGTCAGTTCATCAGGAAAAGATGAAAGGTGCCAGAAAAACAAGTCCATTCACTATTTCATATTTTGAGCAACTCAGATTATGCGGAAAGAGAAGTATTCAGAAAATATGGGGTGATAAGGCGTATACAGTAACACTTATGGGAGCCGGTGTTTCTCAAGCATTTGTTGCTGGTTCGCTTTACTACAATACTCCAGATGATGTCTCGGGTGCTTTTTCGAGAGGTGGTgtcattttctttgctgTGTTATTCATGTCCTTGATGGGGTTGGCAGAAATCTCTGCGTCTTTTGCTAGTAGACCCATTttgatgaaacaaaaaaactatTCAATGTACCATCCTTCGGCAGATTCGCTTTCCAACTTTGTCACCTCGATTCCAATTAGTATCCTTGTCAATGTCTTCTTTGTCATTATTTTGTACTTTTTGTCGAACTTGGCTAGAGAAGCAGGcaagttttttatttgctttttgtttgttgtgttGCTACACCTCACAATGGGATCAATGTTCCAAGCCATTGCCGCTATAAACAAATCGGTTGCTGGAGCAAATGCCTTGGGCGGTGTTTTCATGTTGGCTTCATTGATGTATTCATCATATATGATTCAAAGACCATCTATGCATCCATGGTTCAAATGGATTTCATACATCAACCCAGTATTGTATGCATTTGAAGCAATTATCGCATCCGAATTTCATGGCCGTAAAATGGAATGTACGGGTAGCTATCTTACACCCTCTGGTCCTGGATATGAGAATTTGTCAGCTGGAGAACAAGTGTGTACTTTTATCGGTTCAGTTGCGGGGCAAAACTGGGTATTGGGAGATGACTACTTGAGAATAGCGTACACGTATAGATTCACACATGTTTGGAGAAACTTGGGCATTCTTATTGGGTTTTtggcattttttttggcaattaCATCGTTGGGAACTGAGTACATCAAGCCAATCACCGGTGGCGGTGACAAGCTTTTGTACTTGAAGGGAAAAGTGCCTCGTCACGTTATTGAAGCTAAAAAGGAAGTGGAAGAAGACCTTGAGTATGGTCCTGCAATTGAGGATATCGAGGATCGCGAaccaaatgttgaaaaaaatgatgagGATTTGAAAGTTCAAGATATTTTCATTTGGAAGGATGTTGACTATGTGATCCCATATGATGGTAAACAGCGTAAATTATTGGACAATGTGAGTGGCTACTGTATTCCGGGTACATTGACTGCATTGATGGGTGAGTCTGGTGCTGGTAAGACCACCTTGTTGAATACTTTGGCACAAAGAATCGATTTCGGTACTATTACTGGTGATATGTTGGTTAACGGAAAACCATTGGACTTGTCTTTCAGTAGACGTACAGGATATGTGCAGCAACAAGATATTCACGTATCTGAAGTCACAGTGAGAGAATCATTGCAATTTGCAGCTAGGTTAAGACGTTCCAAAAATGTTCCCGATAAGGAGAAAATGGATTACGTTGAAAAGATCATTGATGTTTTGGACATGAGTGCTTATGCGGATGCCATTGTTGGAAGATCCGGTAACGGGTTGAATGTTgagcaaagaaagaaattgtCAATCGGTGTCGAATTGGTAGCTAAACCATCATTGTTGCTTTTCCTTGATGAGCCAACCTCAGGGTTGGACTCTCAATCAGCATGGGCCATTGTTAAGTTATTGCGTGAATTGGCCAATGCCGGACAATCTATTTTGTGTACTATCCACCAACCTTCAGCAACATTATTTGAAGAATTTGATagattattattgttgagAAAGGGGGGTCAGACTGTTTACTTTGGCGACATTGGAGAGAGGTCTAGAACCATTTTGGACTATTTTGAAAGAAACGGAGCAAGAAAGTGCCAAGATAGTGAAAATCCAGCGGAATATATACTTGAAGCGATTGGGGCTGGTGCGACTGCTGCTACTACATCTGATTGGTTCCAAGTTTGGTCCAACTCGCCGGAAAAGATAGAGACTGATAGGAAAAGAGATGAATTGATTGAATCATTAAGAAGCAAACCATCTGACCTTAGTAAAGAACAGGAGAAAGAGTTGAGTCACACATATGCAGCGCCATACCTTTACCAATTCCGTTGGGTTTTACATAGAAACGCCTTGACATTCTACCGTGATCCCAACTATATCATGGCCAAGATTTTCCTTATGGGAATTTCAGGTTTGTTTATTGGCTTTACCTTCTTTGGGTTGAAACATACAAAGACAGGTTCCCAGAATGGTATGTTCTGCGCCTTTTTATCAGTTGTTGTGTCAGCGCCAGTGATTAATCAAATTCAAGAAAAGGCAATTGGAGGTCGTGATTTGTTTGAAGTTCGAGAGAAATTGTCAAACACATACCATTGGTCTTTATTGATCTTGACCCAGATTTTGAACGAGATGCCTTACTTAATGATAGGTGCAGCCATTATGTTTGTTTCGCTTTACTTCCCAACTCAAGTCGATACAGTTGCACTGCACTCGGGTATGTTTTACTTTACACAAggaatttttttgcaaggGTTTGCTGTCTCATTTGGTTTGATGGTGTTGTACATTGCCCCAGATTTGGAGAGTGCAGCCGTCCTCGTCTCCTTCCTTTATACGTTCATTGTTGCATTCAGTGGCGTTGTTCAACCCGTCCAGTTGATGCCTGGATTTTGGACTTTTATGTACAAAGTCTCGCCATACACCTATTTTATTCAAAACTTGGTGTCGTCGTTCTTGCACGGTAGGAAGATTCATTGTAACAATAAGGagctttcattttttgacCCACCATCAGGACAAACATGTGCAGAGTTTGCGGGAGATTTCTTGAAGCGTGCTGGTGGGTATCTTCAAGACCCCAATGCTACATCCGATTGCGGCTACTGTTCGTACACCAACGCAGATGAGTACTTGTTGACTATTGGAGCCAAGTTCTCATACAGATGGAGAAACGTGGGGTTCTTCTTTGCAtacattttcttcaatatcATCTTTTGCATGGTGCTTTACTACTTGTTCCGTTTCAGTAAGATTTCAAATAAGATGAAGGGTgcattttccaaattaatcccaaagaagaagtag
- the PCC1 gene encoding EKC/KEOPS complex subunit yields MPELTLQIPFETSKQAIIAQRTLDPDPVLKSNELSVLFSTKDNTLICKFSGISDRVIRVSISNVIDNLKTIIETMDEFDGKKDQFWELENIKTNG; encoded by the coding sequence ATGCCAGAACTTACACTTCAGATTCCGTTTGAAACCCTGAAACAGGCAATTATAGCCCAGAGAACCCTTGATCCGGACCCTGTGTTGAAGCTGAATGAATTGAGTGTTTTGTTTAGTACAAAAGACAATACCTTGATTTGCAAATTTTCTGGTATCAGTGATCGAGTCATTAGAGTATCGATTAGTAATGTTATTGACAACTTGAAAACCATTATTGAAACCATGGACGAGTTTGACGGTAAAAAAGATCAGTTTTGGGAATTGGAGAACATCAAAACAAATGgttaa